Proteins encoded by one window of Aphis gossypii isolate Hap1 chromosome X, ASM2018417v2, whole genome shotgun sequence:
- the LOC114124479 gene encoding uncharacterized protein LOC114124479 has protein sequence MSGNLTIIGLVCLQILSVMSINEYPDKKVQNIWLTDMDDRQAASRIERSDQFETASDVIMKDASVYPKIIRRGFAGEEFFLKASKSVPRIGRRNNDIQESPKRSLSKDQVNMVEYWPYLQPNDINELTRKHDFDLPYNCQQLDAKTIFLVDMYNFVCNDQFYCCAPAKRTIANSPNANSL, from the exons atgaGTGGAAACTTGACAATTATTG GTTTGGTGTGTTTGCAAATACTGAGCGTAATGTCGATCAATGAATACCCCGATAagaaagtacaaaatatttggttGACGGACATGGACGATAGACAGGCTGCATCCAGAATCGAACGCAGTGATCAGTTCGAAACGGCCAGTGACGTCATAATGAAGGACGCGAGCGTGTACCCAAAGATCATCCGTCGTGGATTCGCGGGAgaggaattttttttgaaggcgTCAAAGTCGGTGCCCAGGATCGGTCGTAGGAATAACGATATTCAGGAATCGCCCAAAAGATCGTTGAGCAAa GATCAAGTGAACATGGTGGAATACTGGCCGTACTTACAGCCGAACGACATCAACGAATTGACCAGGAAACACGACTTCGATTTGCCGTACAACTGCCAACAACTGGACgctaaaaccatttttttggTGGACATGTATAACTTCGTGTGCAACGATCAGTTCTATTGTTGTGCGCCGGCTAAGCGCACCATAGCCAACTCTCCAAACGCGAATTCCTTGTAA